The genomic window AGACTGGCCAAGAATAACTTACTGTCCTATCTCTTGGCGAATCTTGGCATGGCTTTGCTCCTCGGTGTAATTTTTGCCGTTGTATCTATTCCCATTATCAGTATTGTATTGCTGACCGGTCCTCATGACTGGGCTGTAATCGGACAGATAATGACGGAATGGGCTCAGAACAATCCATGGGCTATCGGGGGTGTAGGACTCCTGTTTCTGATACCTATTGCCTCTCTGTTCCTCATTGTTGTGGGTTCAATCTTTGGCATGAGCAAGGAGGTCGTCGAAACCGGTGAAACCAAGGCGGAATCAGCTTTCTCCTGGTTCAGGCACAATTTCCTGACATTTGCGGGTACAGGTGTTATACTAACGCTGATAATCATCATACCCCAAGTAGTTGTAGGTGGCGCCATCTCCTTGGCCATGAACTACCAAGTGCCTTTGCTGGTATCGCAGATTCTGTCTGTTGCTAGCTTTGTGTACACCTTCATCACGGTTGGCCTCTTCGCAATGGTCTTTCCTGCTGTTGTCAACGGCAAGGGTGTTCAGGAGGCCTTCAAGGAATCCTTTAGCTTGGCCACTAACCGCTTTGATCGGGTCTTTGGCTTAATCACTGCGATTTTTGTCTTCTTTGTTCTGCTATTCTCTCCAGCAATAGTATGGGGACTACTTGTCGGTTCCAATCCAGCTATGGCCCTTAATCCTGCCTCGATTGCTGTGGGAATCTACAGTGCAATTGCGGGAATCCTCACCCTCCTACTGTTCCTGCCAATGATGATTATCTCTTTTGTCAAGGTCTATCATGAGTTGACTGGCGGAGAGGTTTTTGAAGGAGCAAAGCCGGATATTCCGATGGTGTAATGTTAGCAATCTGAGTGCTTCCTTCTATGGGAGCACTCGCCCAATTATTCAGGAGAAAATAAAAAATGAGTATGAAACGAGCCGATTTCAAAACGCTACTTAATGATCTCAAAATCAGCCTTCGATTTGCTGCTAGGAATGTGATATCTTTCATTCTAGGCATGATTGGTGTGCTAGTCGTGTCTGGCCTACTTCTCGGAGTGATTATGCTAGTTACTTTTCCAGTTCTTATCTTCGGTGTTGGATTACAACGGATAGCTGAATTCTTCACAGCTCTTGGTGTGGGGCTTGAAGCTATGGAAGGGACAGCAATTCTTGGTGTGCTAATGATGATCGTAGCCCCAATATTAGCACCTTTCCTCGTTGCCATAGGAGCTCTATTTGGGATGGGACGGGAAATCGTTGAAAGTGCTGGTACTTCTGCGTCCGGTGTTTTTGAGTGGTACAAACGAAAGTTCTTCTCACTTGCTGGGGCCGGAGTTCTTCAGTTCATCATAATCATCTTGCCTGTTGCCCTCTTGGTAATGACTCCTATTCCCACGCCTCTTGCCACTCCAAATACTGCAGTGTTAAGCATTTCATCCGCACTTGGAACCTTGTACTTCCTAGTTGTAGGTGGTATGCTTTCTATGACCTTTCCTGCAGTAATAGATGGTCATGGACCCTTTGATGCCATCAGGGTGTCAGTGAGTATGAGTATAGACTACTTTGACAGGGTCTTCTCTGTCTGGCTGTCTCACATAGGATTGCCCGTTGTACTGCTTCTGCCGATAGGCGGTGCCAGTTTTACGGCTATCTGGATGTCGATTTCCCCTGTTTCAATCCTTGCGGGAATCTACGGTATTGCCGCTTTCATCTTAGTGGTATTCTTGATTATTCCTGCTATAGTCATCGGAATAAGCAGGGTCTACTTGATTTTGAGCGGAGAGGAACGAGAGAGTCGTGAAGATGAACATCCGAATATCAATTTGGTTGGAGATGTGTGATTATGGCGAAGAAAAGCAATGCACCACCCATGAAGGACCTGAAGGTTATCGAAGATGCAAAGACGATCAAGCTGCTCTTTGAACCGACCAGAGCGAACATCGTCTTCAAGTATCTGACAAAGGACGCTATGACGGTTAAACAGTTGGCTGATGCGCTCGATAAGAATCCCGGAACAATACTTCACCACATTGACAAGCTGAAGGAAGCGGGCTTAATTGTTGAGGATTACACAGAGCCAACAGCGACCGGAATAGTGCAACGCTACTACCGTGCTACTGCTAGGGAATATCGCCTTGGTATCAGCGGAATGATGCAAACTGATGGTGGAGTCGCTGAGTTTGCGAAAGAACGCCTACGATCCATGGTTCGGAGTCTCTCTGTTTATGGGATAGATATTCCCGAAGATGAGTACTCTGATGCAACCGAATTGTTGAGACGTTTGATTGAGCGGGAAAATGAAGTTAGTTCAGCCTTGCCCATTGTGGACGAGGTGAAGTACGGGGAGCTTTCACGTTCCCTTCGCAACGACGCATCGCGAATCATGCGTCGATTTGCGCTAGAAGAAGATTCGCAATACAAAGAACGCAGGAAAACATGGCATGCGTTTCTGCGTAAATACACAACAAATGATGTGATTGACAATGAGTAAAAACAACTATGAACGAAATAACACGATGGTAGCCTGTATAGTTGCTGTGCTTATTATCGGTGCAGTTGGAACCGGACTAATGGTATGGTTGGGCGGAACTAGTTGGGGTAGTTTTAGTGGCCCTAACTGGACCGCCACGACCGACTACAGTTTCGAAGAAACCGAATCATCTATGCTTGACTCCGTCACTCTAAATCTGAATCTGAGCGCCGGTGGGGTCAATATAGAATTCATTGATGATTCCAATTTACTGTACCATTTGGATTTGACTGTGCCGAATGAAACAGTGTCAGAGCATGGAGAACCTTCAGTTGTCTATAGCTCAGGTGTAGTATCCTTTGACTATGCGGCTGCAGAAGCCAATCTAACACTTGGAAGTGGAACAGTCTATGCTATGTCCATCAGTGTAGATGCAGGGGGCGTTGAACTGGTAATTGGTGAAAACGCCCACGTTGGTGATGTGGACATAACCGCTCAAGCGGGCGGTATTGACCTAACAGTAACCGATGATGCCACTTTTGATGGCGACGTTGAGTTCACACTCCAGGCATCCACGGGCGGTGTAACCCTGAGTGTAGACTTACCCTCTACTGTTGGTGGCAGTTTTGCAGGCACCGCATCATTCGGTGGTGTCGATGTAACAACCTCAACATGGACCGAGATATCAAGTGGCCACTACGAGACCTCTAACTACGATTCGGCCTCTCAAACTCTTACAATAACTGCATCTGCAGAGCTTGGGGGAATACAGGCAACACTGTCTTAGTTTAGTTTGGGGAGACACTCGTCCTCCCCTTTCTCCTTTTGTCTATCTGATAGTTCCTTTTGACGCTTCTTCTGTGATGATGGAATTCATTTGCTTCTCTTGAGGTGCACATCTACCCGTGCGCCTCCCAACTCAGAATCACCGATTTCGATTCTCCCACCGTAGGCTTCAGCTATTTCCTTCACCAAATACAACCCCAATCCGGAAGATTTGCTTTCTTCATCGTCAAATCGGGCTTCCATAATCTCCCGTTGCACTTTCGCAGGAATACCTTTGCCATCATCTTCGATTGACACTGTGATGAACTCGTCATCTTCAGCAACGGACAGTCTGATTTTGGAACCTTCTGAATGCTCCAAAGCGTTCTCTATGAGATTGCTAAATAGTGGTTTAAGCAGCTTGCCTCCCTGCACGCTTATTCGTTGTTCTGGCATTTCTCGCTCTATAGTGAATTCTTTTCCGAATGGCTGTAGTTTCTTCTGTTCGGTTATGG from Candidatus Lokiarchaeota archaeon includes these protein-coding regions:
- a CDS encoding ArsR family transcriptional regulator, with the protein product MAKKSNAPPMKDLKVIEDAKTIKLLFEPTRANIVFKYLTKDAMTVKQLADALDKNPGTILHHIDKLKEAGLIVEDYTEPTATGIVQRYYRATAREYRLGISGMMQTDGGVAEFAKERLRSMVRSLSVYGIDIPEDEYSDATELLRRLIERENEVSSALPIVDEVKYGELSRSLRNDASRIMRRFALEEDSQYKERRKTWHAFLRKYTTNDVIDNE